One genomic window of Actinoalloteichus hoggarensis includes the following:
- a CDS encoding sugar ABC transporter permease, with translation MTEGPAASSSTSASTTTDPPAEGFGIDTTRRDTAGALRDYVSRLRGGQLGALPALLGLATLFVVFTLLSDRFLTLGNLANLLSQGAGTAVIAMGLVFVLLMGDIDLSAGTASGVAASVMALHLVEGGNLLGAMGSTVFIVFCGGLVVAATLALVMRVWAGAGLAILGLLLVLLGVPANPWLEMLLAVCVGAAIGCITGFLVARVGIPAFVVTLALFLAWGGVVLQLIGQGGTLGLRNEVMFSVANGNLPVWGSWLFFVIAAGGYATLLLVRHFNRLRHDLVAQPTPLVLVRVGAVLVLGALATWLLTTNRSNSDTIVIAGVPYVVPIVLVLLVLGTFVLDRTRYGRHLYAIGGNREAARRAGIDVAKLRMSVFVVCSTVAAVGAIIYSSKVGSVDPQAGGGNTLLFAVGAAVIGGTSLFGGKGRVRDAVIGGAVIATIDNGLGLLGQSAAVVSIVTGLVLLLAASVDAVSRRRAAALGR, from the coding sequence ATGACAGAGGGTCCAGCCGCCTCGTCCAGCACATCGGCCTCCACCACGACCGATCCGCCCGCGGAGGGCTTCGGCATCGACACCACCCGACGGGACACCGCCGGGGCGCTGCGCGACTACGTCTCCCGCCTGCGCGGCGGACAGCTCGGCGCGCTGCCCGCGTTACTCGGACTGGCCACGCTCTTCGTCGTCTTCACCCTGCTCTCGGACCGTTTCCTGACCCTGGGCAACCTCGCCAACCTGCTCAGTCAGGGCGCGGGCACCGCGGTGATCGCGATGGGCCTCGTCTTCGTCCTGCTGATGGGCGACATCGACCTGTCGGCGGGCACCGCGTCCGGGGTGGCGGCCTCCGTGATGGCCCTGCACCTCGTCGAGGGCGGCAACCTGTTGGGCGCCATGGGCAGCACCGTGTTCATCGTCTTCTGCGGCGGGCTGGTCGTCGCCGCCACCCTCGCCCTGGTGATGCGGGTGTGGGCGGGCGCGGGCCTGGCGATTCTCGGGCTGCTGCTCGTCCTGCTCGGTGTGCCCGCCAACCCGTGGCTGGAGATGCTGCTGGCCGTCTGCGTCGGTGCGGCCATCGGCTGCATCACCGGCTTTCTCGTCGCCCGCGTCGGCATCCCGGCCTTCGTCGTGACGCTGGCGCTGTTCCTCGCCTGGGGCGGCGTGGTGCTTCAGCTCATCGGCCAGGGCGGCACGCTGGGGCTGCGCAACGAGGTGATGTTCTCGGTGGCCAACGGCAACCTGCCCGTCTGGGGCAGCTGGCTGTTCTTCGTCATCGCGGCGGGCGGCTACGCGACGCTGCTGCTCGTCCGCCACTTCAACCGACTGCGTCACGATCTGGTCGCCCAGCCGACCCCGCTGGTGTTGGTGCGGGTCGGCGCCGTCCTCGTGCTCGGCGCGCTGGCCACCTGGCTGCTGACCACGAACCGGTCCAACAGCGACACCATCGTGATCGCGGGCGTGCCCTATGTCGTGCCGATCGTGCTGGTGCTGCTCGTCCTGGGTACGTTCGTCCTGGACCGTACGCGGTACGGCAGGCATCTCTACGCCATCGGCGGCAATCGGGAGGCCGCTCGGCGCGCGGGCATCGACGTCGCGAAGCTGCGGATGAGTGTGTTCGTGGTGTGCTCCACCGTCGCGGCCGTCGGCGCGATCATCTACTCCTCGAAGGTCGGCTCCGTCGACCCGCAGGCGGGCGGCGGGAACACGCTGCTCTTCGCGGTCGGCGCCGCGGTGATCGGTGGTACCTCGTTGTTCGGCGGCAAGGGCCGGGTCCGCGACGCGGTCATCGGCGGTGCCGTCATCGCCACCATCGACAACGGTCTCGGTCTTCTCGGCCAGTCCGCGGCCGTGGTCTCCATCGTGACCGGCCTGGTCCTGCTGCTCGCCGCCAGCGTCGACGCCGTCTCCCGTCGACGAGCCGCCGCGCTCGGCCGGTAG
- a CDS encoding DEAD/DEAH box helicase, with amino-acid sequence MDPPVAADQRERPLRAWQRRALTKYLRDSPQDYTVVATPGAGKTTFGLRIAAELLADRVIERVTVVTPTEHLKHQWAQSAAGAGIAMDSSFRNAAGASSADLDGVAVTYAQVAAHPTLHRVRTERRKTLVILDEIHHAGDAKSWGDAVREAFAPATRRLALTGTPFRSDDTPIPFITYEPDGEGSPRSRADHSYGYAEALRDGVVRPVLFLAYSGEARWRTSAGDEYVARLGEPLSAEETARAWRTALDPAGEWIPAVLQAADTRLSQLRSGGMPDAGALVIASDHVSAKAYAKILATMTGVEPVVVLSDDPQASSRIGEFSLSDDRWMVAVRMVSEGVDVPRLAVGVYATSASTPLFFAQAIGRFVRARKPAAGPPGARETASVFLPSVPVLLDLASELEAQRDHVIGKPHREKNGWDDELLAEANRQRDEPGEEEKAFTSLGAEAELDQLIYDGSSFGTAAFAATSDEEDYLGLPGLLEPDQVRALLRQRQEQQLDAAAARQAQAQQAAAKAPAAVPARSRNKTERLAELRKELNTLVGLYHHRTKKPHGAIHNQLRKYCGGPPTAMATIDQLEERIATLRSW; translated from the coding sequence ATGGACCCTCCGGTGGCGGCCGATCAACGTGAGCGGCCCTTGCGGGCCTGGCAGCGCCGGGCGCTCACGAAATACCTTCGGGACTCGCCGCAGGACTACACCGTGGTGGCGACACCGGGTGCGGGGAAGACCACCTTCGGTCTCCGCATCGCCGCCGAACTGCTCGCCGACCGGGTGATCGAGCGGGTCACCGTGGTGACCCCGACAGAGCACCTGAAGCATCAGTGGGCTCAGTCCGCCGCCGGGGCCGGAATCGCGATGGACTCCTCGTTCCGCAACGCGGCGGGCGCCAGCTCTGCCGATCTGGACGGCGTCGCGGTCACCTACGCGCAGGTCGCGGCGCACCCGACGTTGCACCGGGTGCGCACCGAGCGGCGCAAGACGCTGGTGATCCTCGACGAGATCCACCACGCGGGCGACGCCAAGTCGTGGGGCGACGCCGTGCGAGAGGCCTTCGCCCCCGCCACCCGGCGACTCGCGCTGACCGGAACCCCGTTCCGTAGCGACGACACGCCGATCCCGTTCATCACGTACGAGCCGGATGGCGAAGGTTCGCCACGCAGCCGCGCCGATCACTCCTACGGGTACGCCGAGGCGCTGCGGGACGGGGTGGTCCGACCCGTGCTCTTCCTGGCGTACTCCGGGGAGGCTCGCTGGCGGACCAGCGCGGGGGACGAGTACGTCGCTCGGCTGGGCGAGCCGCTGAGCGCGGAGGAGACCGCCCGTGCCTGGCGCACCGCCCTCGATCCGGCAGGGGAGTGGATTCCCGCCGTGTTGCAGGCGGCGGACACCCGGCTCTCCCAGCTCAGGTCGGGCGGGATGCCCGACGCGGGCGCCTTGGTGATCGCCTCGGACCACGTCTCGGCGAAGGCCTACGCGAAGATCCTGGCCACCATGACCGGCGTCGAGCCGGTGGTGGTGCTGTCCGACGATCCACAGGCCTCCAGCCGCATCGGCGAGTTCTCGCTCTCCGACGACCGGTGGATGGTCGCGGTGCGCATGGTCAGCGAGGGCGTCGACGTACCTCGCCTCGCGGTGGGCGTGTACGCCACCAGCGCCTCGACGCCGTTGTTCTTCGCGCAGGCCATCGGTCGTTTCGTCCGAGCCCGCAAGCCCGCGGCGGGTCCGCCGGGAGCTCGGGAGACCGCCAGCGTGTTCCTGCCCAGCGTCCCGGTGCTGCTGGACCTGGCCAGCGAGCTGGAGGCGCAGCGGGATCACGTCATCGGCAAGCCGCATCGTGAGAAGAACGGCTGGGACGACGAGCTGCTCGCCGAGGCGAACCGGCAGCGGGACGAGCCCGGCGAGGAGGAGAAGGCGTTCACTTCGCTCGGTGCCGAGGCCGAGCTGGACCAGCTGATCTATGACGGCTCGTCGTTCGGCACGGCGGCCTTCGCCGCGACCTCCGACGAAGAGGACTACCTCGGGCTGCCGGGGCTGCTCGAACCGGATCAGGTCCGGGCGCTGCTGCGGCAGCGGCAGGAACAGCAGCTCGACGCGGCGGCCGCCCGCCAGGCCCAGGCCCAGCAGGCGGCGGCGAAGGCCCCTGCGGCGGTGCCCGCGCGCAGCCGGAACAAGACCGAACGGCTGGCGGAGCTGCGCAAGGAGCTGAACACCCTGGTCGGCCTCTACCACCATCGAACGAAGAAGCCGCACGGGGCGATTCACAATCAGCTGCGCAAGTACTGCGGTGGTCCGCCGACCGCGATGGCCACCATCGATCAGCTCGAGGAGCGCATCGCGACGTTGCGGTCCTGGTGA
- a CDS encoding DUF3039 domain-containing protein, with the protein MDDVSTPTQTLPDVDTRPEGVDTTSDDTPKMFHYVRKAKITESAVTGSQVVALCGEVFPVTRSPKPGSPVCPDCKKIFESLPPGGKD; encoded by the coding sequence ATGGACGATGTGAGTACTCCGACGCAGACGCTCCCCGATGTCGACACGCGCCCGGAGGGCGTCGACACGACCAGCGACGACACGCCGAAGATGTTCCACTACGTGCGCAAAGCCAAGATCACCGAGAGCGCGGTGACGGGTTCGCAGGTGGTGGCGCTGTGCGGTGAGGTGTTTCCCGTCACGCGGTCGCCGAAGCCCGGTTCGCCGGTGTGCCCGGACTGCAAGAAGATCTTCGAGTCGTTGCCGCCCGGCGGCAAGGACTGA
- a CDS encoding sugar ABC transporter substrate-binding protein, with product MRVRSMLALTSGLVLVLAGCGANQAADTPEDTGSTGGGAADTGLVVGVILPDTESSARWEGFDKPYLENAFAEAGVEADVQNAQGDIQRFSTIADQMIQRGVDVLALTNLSNESGAAVQQRAEAAGIPTIDYDRLTLGGNAQYYVSFDNTQVGRLQGEGLVGCLGDQPGAQIIEIQGSPTDSNATLFQEGQREILQPLYDSGEYELVQSQPIDQWENQVGGRTFQQILTRNGGEVDGVVAANDGLAGAVITVLQQAGLAGEVPVTGQDASPEGLRSILLGDQCMTVYKPVFTEAQALVDLAVPLAQGDTEAADALASDVSVDTEGDREVASVLLEPVLITTDNVQTVVDDEWVSVEDLCAGEVADACTEYGIS from the coding sequence ATGCGCGTCAGGAGCATGTTGGCCTTGACCAGCGGATTGGTTCTCGTCCTCGCAGGATGCGGGGCAAACCAGGCCGCCGACACGCCCGAGGACACCGGTTCGACCGGGGGTGGCGCGGCGGACACCGGCCTGGTGGTCGGCGTCATCCTCCCCGACACGGAGAGTTCCGCTCGCTGGGAGGGCTTCGACAAGCCGTACCTGGAGAACGCCTTCGCCGAAGCAGGCGTCGAGGCCGACGTCCAGAACGCACAGGGCGACATCCAGCGGTTCTCCACGATCGCCGACCAGATGATCCAACGCGGTGTCGACGTCCTCGCACTCACCAACCTGAGCAACGAGAGCGGTGCGGCCGTCCAGCAGCGGGCCGAGGCGGCGGGCATCCCGACCATCGACTACGACCGGCTCACCCTCGGCGGCAACGCGCAGTACTACGTGTCCTTCGACAACACCCAGGTCGGCAGGTTGCAGGGTGAGGGCCTCGTCGGCTGTCTCGGCGATCAGCCCGGCGCTCAGATCATCGAGATCCAGGGTTCGCCGACCGACAGCAACGCGACCCTCTTCCAGGAGGGGCAGCGCGAGATCCTCCAGCCGCTCTACGACTCGGGCGAGTACGAACTGGTCCAGAGCCAGCCCATCGACCAGTGGGAGAACCAGGTCGGCGGCCGGACCTTCCAGCAGATCCTCACCCGCAACGGCGGCGAGGTCGACGGGGTCGTCGCCGCCAACGACGGCCTGGCGGGCGCCGTGATCACCGTTCTGCAGCAGGCGGGCCTCGCGGGCGAGGTCCCGGTCACCGGACAGGACGCCTCGCCGGAGGGGCTGCGGTCCATCCTGCTCGGCGACCAGTGCATGACCGTCTACAAGCCGGTGTTCACCGAGGCGCAGGCACTGGTCGATCTGGCCGTCCCGCTCGCCCAGGGCGACACCGAGGCCGCGGACGCGCTGGCCTCCGACGTCAGTGTGGACACCGAGGGCGATCGTGAGGTCGCCTCCGTGCTGCTCGAACCGGTGCTCATCACCACCGACAACGTCCAGACGGTCGTCGACGACGAATGGGTGTCGGTCGAGGACCTGTGCGCGGGCGAGGTGGCCGACGCCTGCACCGAGTACGGCATCTCCTGA
- a CDS encoding YihY/virulence factor BrkB family protein: MDQVDDTDAEQRRDESSRTHPGAAALTRRTLRRAWEDDIGAEAAEAAFWSTLSLPPLLLGLLGSIGFVGSWFGPDVVAEVQAQILEFCAHVFSPTLVDEIIAPTVTDILTQGRGGIVSLGFLTSLWAGSSAMASYVDAITVAYQQYDVRNPVWQRVVALLLYVAGLIMAMITLPVLALGPDLLISLLPEEWQPGVNRLGDWMYYPIAGLLLTITITTLYKVALPRKPPWHRGLPGAVLAVVVFLVAGVVLRRYIAWVSDNGYSYGALSTPIAFLLFTFFLGFAIVLGAHLNAGIDEMWPPPPTHREKQRRRREQFDRVTARLRLERGRQAWRRRHRVPGAGGDTAPTSRAAGADDAEDAPGRSATARRAERAASPEVAATNQLPAPGGPTDFEGPTDLRGPGTNAVPGDAVEAASSSGAAPDSAASTRRRPAEPDPPPGTPRIDPAARPTARPVDAGGIGTDAAGRNGEIEAGPDDPTTGPEESQS, encoded by the coding sequence ATGGACCAGGTCGACGACACCGACGCCGAGCAGCGACGCGACGAGTCCTCGCGAACACACCCCGGGGCTGCCGCGTTGACCCGACGGACACTGCGCCGCGCCTGGGAGGACGATATCGGTGCGGAGGCCGCGGAGGCCGCGTTCTGGTCGACCTTGTCGCTGCCGCCGCTGCTGCTCGGCCTGCTCGGCAGCATCGGATTCGTCGGGAGCTGGTTCGGCCCCGACGTCGTCGCCGAGGTCCAGGCCCAGATCCTCGAGTTCTGCGCCCATGTCTTCAGCCCGACGCTCGTCGACGAGATCATCGCTCCCACCGTCACGGACATCCTGACCCAGGGGCGAGGCGGGATCGTCTCCCTCGGCTTCCTGACCTCGCTGTGGGCAGGCTCCTCGGCGATGGCCTCCTACGTCGACGCCATCACCGTCGCCTACCAGCAGTACGACGTCCGCAACCCCGTCTGGCAGCGGGTGGTCGCGCTCCTGCTCTACGTGGCCGGGCTGATCATGGCGATGATCACGCTGCCGGTGTTGGCGCTCGGACCCGATCTGCTGATCTCACTCCTGCCGGAGGAATGGCAGCCGGGTGTCAACCGGCTCGGCGACTGGATGTACTACCCGATCGCCGGGTTGCTGCTCACGATCACCATCACGACGTTGTACAAGGTCGCGCTGCCCCGCAAGCCGCCATGGCACCGAGGGCTGCCCGGCGCCGTGCTCGCCGTGGTGGTGTTCCTCGTGGCCGGAGTCGTGCTTCGGCGCTACATCGCCTGGGTCTCCGACAACGGCTACAGCTACGGCGCGTTGAGCACGCCCATCGCCTTCCTGCTGTTCACCTTCTTCCTCGGCTTCGCCATCGTCCTCGGCGCACACCTCAACGCGGGCATCGACGAGATGTGGCCGCCGCCGCCCACTCACCGGGAGAAGCAGCGCAGGCGACGCGAGCAGTTCGATCGGGTCACGGCCCGGCTGCGACTCGAACGCGGCCGACAGGCCTGGCGCCGACGCCATCGCGTGCCAGGAGCAGGCGGGGACACGGCACCGACGTCGCGCGCTGCCGGGGCGGACGACGCCGAGGACGCCCCAGGCCGGTCCGCGACGGCGCGACGGGCGGAGCGGGCGGCGTCGCCCGAGGTCGCGGCGACGAACCAGCTGCCCGCACCCGGCGGACCGACGGACTTCGAGGGGCCGACGGACCTCAGGGGGCCGGGGACGAACGCGGTGCCGGGCGATGCGGTGGAGGCCGCGTCGAGCAGCGGGGCAGCACCAGACTCGGCCGCATCCACGCGGCGGCGGCCCGCCGAGCCCGATCCCCCGCCGGGGACTCCGCGGATCGACCCGGCGGCGCGGCCGACCGCACGGCCCGTCGACGCCGGAGGCATCGGCACCGACGCCGCAGGCAGGAACGGCGAGATCGAGGCAGGGCCCGACGATCCGACGACCGGGCCGGAGGAGTCTCAGTCCTGA
- a CDS encoding sporulation protein has translation MLKKVLATFGHGGATVEVLPSVPEIAPGETVQGGVLLLGGQTEQELGSLSIDLVAEVHMAENSTLAPAAHPTVTLPFTQIELGNRRMIAPGESVMVPFELSIPWETPITISRTGYLSGMAVGIRAEADLLRTIVDAVAIAPIVVTPLPSQQRILDAMTNIGFTPKAADLEYTSLRGVDQQLPFIQEIEYEPPTEFAEHVHDVELTFIANATDLQVVLEVDKRVRVIKSEDSSARGETTMGDFSLSHDDFDTVDWEDRLQSWLTNVARTPAILG, from the coding sequence ATGCTCAAGAAGGTGCTGGCCACGTTCGGACACGGTGGTGCGACTGTCGAAGTGCTGCCGTCGGTGCCGGAGATCGCTCCGGGCGAGACCGTGCAGGGCGGAGTACTGCTGCTGGGCGGTCAGACCGAGCAGGAGCTGGGCTCGCTGTCGATCGACCTGGTCGCCGAGGTCCACATGGCGGAGAACAGCACGCTCGCTCCGGCGGCGCACCCGACCGTCACGCTGCCGTTCACGCAGATCGAGCTGGGCAATCGGCGCATGATCGCCCCCGGCGAGTCGGTCATGGTGCCCTTCGAGCTCTCCATCCCCTGGGAGACGCCGATCACGATCAGTCGGACCGGCTATCTCAGCGGGATGGCCGTGGGAATCCGCGCGGAGGCCGACCTGCTGCGGACGATCGTCGACGCGGTGGCGATCGCGCCGATCGTGGTGACTCCGCTGCCCTCTCAGCAGCGCATTCTCGACGCGATGACCAACATCGGCTTCACGCCCAAGGCGGCCGACCTCGAGTACACCTCCCTGCGCGGTGTGGATCAGCAGCTCCCGTTCATCCAGGAGATCGAGTACGAGCCGCCGACGGAGTTCGCGGAGCACGTGCACGATGTCGAGTTGACCTTCATCGCCAACGCGACGGATCTTCAGGTGGTGCTCGAGGTCGACAAGCGCGTCAGGGTGATCAAGAGCGAGGACTCCTCCGCCCGCGGCGAGACGACCATGGGCGACTTCTCCCTGAGCCACGACGACTTCGACACGGTCGACTGGGAGGACCGGCTCCAGTCGTGGCTCACGAACGTGGCTCGGACCCCCGCGATCCTCGGCTGA
- a CDS encoding pseudouridine-5'-phosphate glycosidase: MTARQLLVNEEVADALAQGRGVVALESTLLAHGLPAGRNREVAARLESVIRTAGAAPATIAVLDGVARIGLSDLELDRVCDPTADLVKLSRRDLGPALGLRGSGATTVASTAALAHSAGITLFATGGMGGVHRGAETSWDVSADLDVLASTPVTVVCSGVKSILDIPATLEVLESRSVPVLSYRTDDFPAFYLRDSGLPSPWRVDSPEAAAAVVAAHGSSVPGSSGVVLANPIPAVHEMPRDLHDELLRSGLELLAARGVHGKDVTPMLLEHFHHASGGVSLDANEELVVSNAELAAAVAVALTESP, from the coding sequence GTGACAGCACGGCAACTGCTCGTGAACGAGGAGGTCGCCGACGCTCTCGCGCAGGGACGGGGCGTGGTGGCGTTGGAGAGCACTCTGCTGGCGCACGGCCTGCCCGCCGGGCGCAACCGGGAGGTGGCCGCCCGACTGGAGTCGGTGATCCGCACCGCAGGCGCCGCCCCCGCGACGATCGCGGTGCTCGACGGTGTGGCCAGGATCGGGCTGTCCGACTTAGAGCTGGACCGCGTCTGCGATCCCACCGCCGACCTGGTCAAACTGTCCCGCCGCGACCTGGGTCCGGCCCTGGGCCTGCGCGGCAGCGGCGCGACGACGGTGGCCAGCACCGCGGCCCTGGCCCACTCGGCGGGCATCACGCTGTTCGCCACCGGCGGAATGGGCGGGGTGCATCGCGGTGCGGAGACGAGTTGGGACGTCTCGGCCGACCTGGACGTGCTGGCATCCACCCCGGTGACGGTGGTCTGTTCCGGGGTGAAGTCGATCCTGGACATCCCCGCGACGCTGGAAGTGCTGGAGAGCCGCTCCGTACCGGTCCTGTCCTACCGTACGGACGACTTCCCCGCCTTCTACCTGCGTGATTCCGGTCTGCCCTCGCCATGGAGGGTGGACAGTCCCGAGGCCGCGGCAGCCGTCGTCGCCGCTCATGGATCATCGGTCCCCGGCAGCTCCGGCGTGGTGCTGGCCAATCCGATCCCCGCCGTGCACGAGATGCCCCGAGACCTGCACGACGAACTGTTGCGCAGCGGCCTGGAGCTCCTCGCTGCGCGGGGTGTGCACGGCAAGGACGTCACGCCGATGCTCCTGGAGCACTTTCATCACGCGAGCGGGGGCGTCAGTCTCGATGCCAACGAGGAGCTGGTGGTCTCCAACGCCGAACTCGCGGCGGCCGTGGCCGTGGCGCTCACGGAGTCACCATGA
- a CDS encoding ATP-binding cassette domain-containing protein: protein MSEDSPILELRAVNKSFGPVHVLHDVDFSVRPGQVTALVGDNGAGKSTLIKSIAGIHPIDSGEILFDGRPVRINDPKDAAGLGIEVVYQDLALADNLDIVQNMFLGRERLRGGLLDEADMEKAARSTLSSLSVRTVSSVRTSVAALSGGQRQTVAIAKAVLWESRVVLLDEPTAALGVAQTRQVLDLVRRLAEQGLGVVLISHNLNDVFEVADRVATLYLGRLVAELPVKETNNSQVVELITAGRSGDIGLRRSENVAL from the coding sequence GTGTCCGAAGACAGCCCGATCCTGGAACTTCGCGCGGTCAACAAGAGCTTCGGACCGGTGCACGTCCTGCACGACGTGGACTTCTCCGTCCGGCCCGGCCAGGTCACGGCGCTGGTCGGTGACAACGGCGCGGGGAAGTCGACCCTGATCAAATCCATCGCCGGCATCCATCCCATCGACTCCGGAGAGATCCTCTTCGACGGCAGGCCCGTGCGGATCAACGATCCGAAGGACGCCGCCGGACTCGGTATCGAGGTCGTCTATCAGGACCTCGCTCTCGCCGACAATCTCGACATCGTGCAGAACATGTTCCTCGGCCGCGAACGGCTGCGCGGCGGGCTGCTCGACGAGGCGGACATGGAGAAGGCGGCCCGCAGCACGCTGTCCTCCCTGTCCGTGCGCACCGTCTCCTCGGTCCGCACCTCGGTCGCCGCGCTGTCCGGCGGGCAGCGCCAGACCGTCGCCATCGCCAAGGCGGTGCTCTGGGAGAGCCGGGTCGTGCTGCTCGACGAGCCGACCGCCGCACTGGGCGTCGCTCAGACCCGACAGGTGCTGGACCTGGTGCGCAGGCTCGCCGAACAGGGTCTCGGCGTGGTCTTGATCAGCCACAACCTCAACGACGTCTTCGAGGTCGCCGACCGAGTGGCGACCCTCTACCTCGGCAGGCTCGTCGCGGAGCTGCCGGTCAAGGAGACGAACAACAGTCAGGTGGTCGAGCTGATCACCGCAGGACGATCGGGCGACATCGGGCTCCGCCGTTCGGAGAACGTCGCGCTCTGA
- a CDS encoding FkbM family methyltransferase yields the protein MSDPAPRLRPVPPLPENSGPFVNGRTRNLVRVLRWLAGRTSFVETEILGLDAVVRPGDVCLDIGAEYGLYTYQLMRLVGAQGAVHTVEPQPSLVKALRLALRGLGANNVQVHATAVGADSGAGVLSLPRRNGLPVHGRAFLTTGAKNHGPNTEFASNRPIRVPVTTVDELCANEGLAEIHFIKADVEGAELALLDGAARVLKENRPALLLEIEDRHLAKFEHRSEDLLARLAGLDYVPYVWESGWRKTDRVTERHRNYLFSVRPIAAR from the coding sequence TTGAGTGACCCAGCGCCCCGCCTGCGGCCGGTCCCGCCCCTGCCGGAGAACTCCGGCCCCTTCGTGAACGGACGGACGAGAAACCTCGTCAGAGTGCTGCGGTGGCTCGCAGGCCGGACCTCCTTCGTGGAGACGGAGATCCTCGGTCTCGACGCGGTCGTCCGCCCGGGAGACGTCTGTCTGGACATCGGCGCCGAATACGGCCTCTACACCTACCAGCTGATGCGACTCGTGGGCGCGCAGGGGGCGGTGCACACCGTCGAGCCGCAGCCGAGCCTGGTCAAGGCACTGCGGCTCGCCCTACGCGGGCTCGGCGCGAACAACGTGCAGGTCCACGCGACGGCCGTGGGCGCCGACTCCGGCGCGGGCGTGCTCAGCCTGCCGCGCCGCAACGGCCTGCCGGTGCACGGCCGGGCCTTCCTCACCACCGGAGCGAAGAACCACGGCCCGAACACGGAGTTCGCCTCCAACCGGCCGATCCGTGTCCCGGTGACCACTGTCGACGAACTGTGCGCGAACGAGGGCCTGGCCGAGATCCACTTCATCAAGGCCGACGTCGAAGGCGCGGAACTCGCGTTGCTGGACGGCGCCGCCCGGGTGCTCAAGGAGAACCGCCCCGCGCTGCTGCTCGAGATCGAGGACCGGCACCTGGCGAAGTTCGAGCATCGCTCGGAAGACCTCCTTGCCCGGCTCGCGGGACTCGACTACGTCCCCTACGTGTGGGAGAGCGGCTGGCGGAAGACCGACCGGGTCACGGAGCGGCATCGCAACTACCTGTTCAGCGTCCGTCCCATCGCCGCCCGCTGA
- a CDS encoding carbohydrate kinase family protein: protein MTIRPRVVVVGDTGLDVVASHRQPLAMGGDTRSKVRLTAGGAGANTAVWLARGGVEPLLVARVGDDSAGRQAAAELTSAGVRCAFTVDPDAATCCVVVLVDATGQRTMLPDRGASARISPDDLDPGLLDGTAGPKPVHLHLSGYLLLDRTSRPAGVAALQAARAAGLTTSVDPQAAALLRAQGTEDFLAAVADVDLLLPNTDELAALTGSAEPESARALLDHVRAVVVTTGADGATWIDARRQVSVEAPAVECVDSTGAGDAFNAGLLGSRLRGADPVEALRAGVSMGSSAVRHVGAQPAAAAHAPI from the coding sequence ATGACGATTCGGCCGCGCGTGGTCGTCGTCGGCGACACCGGCCTGGACGTCGTCGCCTCGCACCGCCAGCCGCTGGCCATGGGCGGCGACACGAGGTCGAAGGTCAGGCTCACGGCAGGCGGGGCGGGCGCCAACACCGCGGTGTGGCTGGCCCGCGGCGGGGTGGAACCGCTACTGGTCGCCAGGGTCGGCGACGACTCGGCGGGCAGACAGGCCGCCGCCGAGCTGACCTCGGCAGGCGTGCGGTGTGCCTTCACCGTGGACCCCGACGCGGCGACCTGCTGCGTGGTGGTGCTGGTCGACGCCACCGGTCAACGCACGATGTTGCCCGACCGAGGGGCCAGCGCCCGGATCTCGCCGGACGACCTCGATCCGGGGCTGCTCGACGGCACCGCGGGCCCGAAGCCCGTCCACCTGCACCTTTCGGGATACCTGCTGCTCGATCGCACCTCTCGGCCGGCAGGGGTGGCCGCGCTCCAGGCTGCCAGGGCGGCGGGACTGACCACCTCGGTGGACCCGCAGGCCGCGGCACTGCTGCGGGCCCAGGGCACCGAGGACTTCCTCGCCGCCGTCGCGGACGTCGACCTTCTGCTGCCCAACACCGACGAACTGGCGGCGTTGACCGGCTCCGCCGAGCCGGAGTCGGCCCGGGCGCTGCTGGACCACGTCCGTGCCGTCGTGGTCACGACCGGGGCTGACGGGGCGACGTGGATCGACGCGCGACGGCAGGTCTCCGTCGAGGCACCGGCCGTCGAGTGCGTGGACTCCACCGGGGCGGGCGACGCCTTCAACGCGGGACTTCTCGGCAGCAGGCTGCGCGGCGCCGACCCGGTCGAGGCCTTACGGGCGGGCGTCTCCATGGGCAGCAGCGCGGTCCGACACGTCGGCGCTCAGCCGGCGGCCGCTGCCCACGCACCGATCTGA